The genomic window GACCAGAAGAGAACCCTCGTCCTGCTGGACGGCCAGCCGTTGAACAACGGCTATACGGGTCATGTGGACTGGAATTCGATCAACCCGGAAGACGTGCAGCAGATCGAAGTCGCCCGCGGGCCGTTTTCTTCCCTCTACGGCGGAAACGCCATGGGCGGCGTGGTCAACATCATCACCCGCATGCCCGAGAAGCGGGAATTCACCGTAAAAGGCGGGTACGGCAGCGACAATTACTGGAGCACCTACGGATCGTACGGCGACAAACTGTTCGACCGTCTGAGGCTGCTCGCCAGCTTCGGATACAAGTCGAGCGACGGGTACCCCAGCGGCCTTGTCGTGAAAAAACCGAGCGGATCGGGAGGGACCCCAGCCAGGGGAGCCGTTCCCACGACGGACACTTACGGGAACCCGGCCTTCATCATCGGCGATACGGGCGACAACAGCTGGTGGACGCAGTCCGGCGGGCTCAAGCTTTCCTACGACGTCTGTGAGGAGGCGAAGGTATTCTTTTCATACCGAAACAACCAGTACGGCTACGGGTACGACAATCCCAACAGTTATCTGACGAACGCCATGGGGGATACCATCTGGTCCGGCCCCGTCAACTTCAGGGGCAATACGCTGAGCTTCACCGAAGGGTCTTTTCTCAGCGGCGGAGGCGGCATTCTCCAGAATCTATATAACGGCGGCCTCGAAACCCGCCTCTTCGGGGATTCCGTGCTCAAGCTCTCCGGGGGGCTCATCGACATGCCGACAAACTGGTATGTCACTCCATCGTCGTCAACCGCCACCCGGTCCGGCGGGCCCGGCACGATCAGCGAAACCCCCACTCGCGCCTACCACGCGGACGCACAGCTGTCCATTCCCGTGCTCGAAAAGCACATGCTCATCGTGGGGACCGCCTTCCGCCACGACGAGGCCAACAACCAGGAACACGCCCTGACCGACTGGACCGACACCGGGTCCAAGGCGGACCTGACTTATGAAGCCAAGGGAGCGGACAATATCTTTTCCTTCTATTCGCAAGCCGAAATAGCGCTCTTCAGGGACGTCACCCTCTACGCCGGGCTGCGCGGCGACTACTGGGAAACCTTCGACGGCATGGCCGACCAGGTCGGCGTCGCGGGCTATCCCCAGTATTACGATTCAAAAGGGGAGTTTTCGGTCAATCCCAAGGGCTCCGTCGTCTACAAGCCCTTGGACGGGACGACGTTCAGGGCGTCCGTCGGGACGGCAT from Syntrophobacter fumaroxidans MPOB includes these protein-coding regions:
- a CDS encoding TonB-dependent receptor, whose translation is MESRGIVRRFVALSRSRSHSVQANERPGIAACFLVMFLLLLPGLLLPAVAVAADAAEKVAPAESRTGSSEIGYTAAEGAPAPGHADETAKKDHPLDPIVVTATRTEKSIVDVPAATSVVTREDIESRNIQKVDEAMNLVPGLFDKRAKGLDTTGRVTLRGLPDQKRTLVLLDGQPLNNGYTGHVDWNSINPEDVQQIEVARGPFSSLYGGNAMGGVVNIITRMPEKREFTVKGGYGSDNYWSTYGSYGDKLFDRLRLLASFGYKSSDGYPSGLVVKKPSGSGGTPARGAVPTTDTYGNPAFIIGDTGDNSWWTQSGGLKLSYDVCEEAKVFFSYRNNQYGYGYDNPNSYLTNAMGDTIWSGPVNFRGNTLSFTEGSFLSGGGGILQNLYNGGLETRLFGDSVLKLSGGLIDMPTNWYVTPSSSTATRSGGPGTISETPTRAYHADAQLSIPVLEKHMLIVGTAFRHDEANNQEHALTDWTDTGSKADLTYEAKGADNIFSFYSQAEIALFRDVTLYAGLRGDYWETFDGMADQVGVAGYPQYYDSKGEFSVNPKGSVVYKPLDGTTFRASVGTAFRPPNVYELYRTWVTSYGTVYQGNPKLDPESSFSWDIGVEQKIGQSTVLKLTYFNNTIDDFIYFRTVTPTLLVQTNAGKAETDGFELEAETRPWECLKLFTSFTYTHSEMLDNPANPLTEGKQLPGVPRYMFSAGGEVKYRRLSFTAIGRYVSKQYSSDQNLDTVSGVYGSYDAYFVGEFAARYKLTDWATIDFAVNNIFDNNYYSYYKAPGRQFFGGVTARF